Below is a window of Plasmodium gaboni strain SY75 chromosome 11, whole genome shotgun sequence DNA.
GGAAACcacaaataatattaaaaagattGACATccataataaaattattaataatgataataataataataataataataataataataattataataataattataatgataacATTATTCGaaatataacatttaaacatgttgataataaaaatgatgaaaatgaatgtattgattataatttatataatgagACTTTTATGGACATgaatatatcatataacAGCCTTATGAATGATAACATTAATGATGTTAGCATGcataacaataaaaatgaggactacaatataatgaataataattataatatatatatgtataataagaataaaaatcCCACAAAACcatattcaaaaaaattgttTACTGATAAGAATGAATATTCcaaaattaatataatagaaaatgattgtaataaatataagaagtataataatttgaaGGATAActtttatatgaataacaattataaaaatatatgtacaaATATGGattatgtaaaaaataaatcagaatattatatgaaacCTGATATGAAAGATAAACGTTATgcaaataataatatgtatgatgatttttttactattgaaaatatggaaaaatGTGATGAGAAAAAGGATTActtaaaaaatgaagaatataaCTACAATATGAATTGTAATAATAGGTTAACAACAAATGAAACATACAATTCTGGTACATATAATAGTGGtagttataataatacaagTTTCCATAGtacaaatattaataacaATCCTTATGATAATGTAAATTTTAAGAAATCCACTTATAATAATGGAATGTTTAGTAATGctacatataataattatacttataataatgcaattttttcaaacaatgtttataataataaaatggCAACAAATAGTATACCTAGTAGTAATATTcatagtaataataatattcatgTTAATAGAAGTTTTcatagtaataataattttgaCTTATATATGCCACATTCCCCTTTTGATGGTGctgaaaatattatttcaaaCAACAAAAAGAATATGAAAGATAATTCTTTTCAGGATGGAAAGCaaaaaaaagtatttaACACTTTGTGTGAGAATAACAATTCAGCgtttaataatttaaacAAAGAGTATATACGTGgaaataatatgaacacCTCCTCAATCAACGGAATTGTGAATAACAAAAAAGGtaaagaaaagaaaattatttttcatgatatggaaattaaaaaaagagaaaacAACATGATAAATGAAAACTTAATAGATAATCCTTCTGAACCTAATACAGGATTGTTGAGCAGTTTCGACTTTATGTCTTATCAGCcttataataaaaataatgataaggaacctaataataacaaaaataaaatgaatattaaaggaaattataaaatgaataataaattgAATAATCAAATGAATCATCATATTGATGttgatgatgatgaagCATTGAATAAAAGAAAGAAGAGTCATAACATTTTAAATAACAATCatgttataataaataagaaaGAATGTGGAAACTCAAATGATTTCGTAGCCAGGGACAATCACACATACAATAAGAATTTCATGGATAGTTATGATAATAAACATTTTGATGtcaataataataatgatgatgaaaatgataattatgatgaacataataattatgatgaaaatgataattatgatgaaaatgataattatgatGAACATAATGACTATGATGGCCATAATAACTATGAtgaacataataattatgatgGCCATAATAACTATGATGAACATAATAACTATGATGGAAATAATAACTATGATGGAAATAATAActatgatgaaaataataactatgatgaaaataataactATGATGGAAACAATAACTATgatcaaaataataactATGATGGAAATAATAACTATGATGATATGCATTATTATCATACAAATTCCAATATAACAAATACCCCAAGTAATAACTTTTTACTTGGAGATTCAATGAATGTAGACAATAAAATTGATAAGAATAATGAATTACATAATGAGCAAGAAGAAATAGAAAACGGAGGGGAAAATATACATGAAAATAAAgtatatgtaataaaacTTTTTTTTGGAAATTTAGCTCCTATAACTACAGAAAAAGATATGCACAATTTGTTTAGTAATTTTGGTAGATGCGATtcattaattatattaaaagataGAAGAAGTAAATCACGAGGATCTGGTTTTGTTACTTTTTATAACAGAGAGGAAGCAGTAAATGCCATAAAAtgtttaaataataaaataattttatcaGGTGCTCATAAACCATTGGAAGTTCGTTTCCCCgaaaataaagaagaaaagaaaataagAACCAAATTATTAAATGCAGCAAAATGGAAGGGTAAAAAAATTGCACCTAGTGGATGTCTACCAATAAGTACTGAGGATATATTAAACCAATCATCCTTAACAATGAATAGTACAAATAATATGTCCATCTTAAATGCGAATGATTCGTATAATATGTTTTcagaaaatgaaaatactgtagtatatgataataaagatatgaatcattatgataatgcaaatataaatcatttaaATTGGTCAGAACAATTTTCGGAGTTATGTAAAACGACTAGTGAAACAACAACTGAAACCttaaataatgattattttaataaaatggAAGAGCTTAAAATGGCTACATATAATCGTCTATATGGAAACGGACCTCATAAGAATTACACtgataatatgaatattaatttaatgTTACAAGGAAACTTGGGTGAATTTCTACCCAAATTTTTAATAGACAATAATATTAGTAGTGCAAATAATGCTTCTTCGTTTGGAAAGAGCaaagatattaataatgttattcagaatgatgataatatggatgataataataataataatgacaattattatgataataacaTTTTGGATATGAAAAATGGGACCGcaattaaatatttaaacaataaggaaaaaataatagatAATACAGTtgtgaataatatgaacaattataaagaaaaattagAAAGGTTCAATGAAAGatattatgaaaatgatTTAAGTTTCTTAAACTTTCCAACAACTGTAACACGTCATGATAAAAACCATCAAATagataaaagaaaaaactGTTTTGAAGCATATATAGACAATAacaattattttattgatAGTAATCTAAAGGAAgttatagaaaataatttatattcaaatatagATAAAGAGCAAATTCATAAAGGCCTAGAAGTAAACAAATCATCAAGCATAAATCATATAGTAAAAGAAGAAGTTGGTAGTATGATTCATGATaaggatatatatataaaaaagaagaagaatgaaaatataactaatggatataataatatgaatgtACATCATTTAGgttttaatttatttgatttaataaaaacTAATGATGATGTATTATtgaaaaatgaatatataaataataattctcTTAACCATGATATGGACAATATACTATTAGctaataataaaaaagataataataataataataataataataataaaaataataatgatagtaataataataataataataatatgaatagtAATAAATCTATAGATGATATGATACCTTATGAAAgtttgaaaaaaataaatgatttatataattttaagtataataatttttatgaagAATCAGTCAAACTTCTAGGAACTAACCTCACTGAAGATATAAGCTTAAATAACCCTGATgtaaattttaataaatatgatgaatatttaaatttatataaacaaaatgaaggaaataaaaaaacagaGGAACAGGAAGACcacacaaaaaaaaaagatgaacaaaataatgatttaCTATCCTTATTACCTCAAGATtttaataaagaagaattttatttaaatcttaaaaatatggaaaGAAATAATGATAGTTTAAGTGATGAaatgttaaaaaatttaatcaacctatatacaaaaaataaatcatcTATATTTACTTCCCATATGTTTAGTTATCTAAATAATGTTCTTTgtgaaataaataatgcTTTGGAAATATTCAACAAATTTAATGCAAATAGTTCCATCCAAAATAATAGTGATAATAGTACCAAAgaatagaaaataaaaaaaaaaaaaaattatatgagtatataaatgtgttcataataattattttttttttttttttaacatttttataatttcaaaaaattttttacttttatatttgtcttacatattaatactaatcataaataattattgaatataaaaaataatacatttacacaaaaatgaataaataaataaataaatatacatatataatatatgaataatattttgaattttttcttttgtccaaattatatataagttaCATGctattttttattataaaaaaatttttaaatatacaacttgtctttttaaaaataaattattaaaaatatgttcacaaaaaaaaaataaatacaatatatatatatatatatatatatatatatatatatatatttttatcattttaaaaatttataagTTAGCAAAACAATAcgtaaaaaaatattaaaaaaatgtcaatattttaaaattatatatcatatatgataagaaaaaggtgaaaaaaaaagcacatttataaatatgttcatatatttttgacATCACAAAGATACATAATAGCTGAATGGAATAtagtaaatatataagaaagCTTATCAATTTTTTCTGATGTACTTAAATTGTctatatacatatgtaaATGTAATGAATGActaattatattttgaatttCACCGAAAGAAATTGCTGCCACAAGAATGGAAATAAGTGTATCACTATTAATATCATAAATGGcaatattttgttcttttaaattattattttcagCTGATACAACTTcacatattattttacttatattatctaatatgtgtattttattaattgGATCATGATACTTTTCAATCTGTATATATTTCGAAAGGgtgaataaatatataaaataaatataaaaaaaatatgtagatattattatatgaaattttttatattgtatatgtataaatatatttaatatgtatatactATTACTtgattttattattttattttctttaactaacctttttaatatgaaaagaaattatttttatgtgaAAGAAACTAATATTTTCCAGCTGAAccttttttaaaaaagcACTTATGTCTTTTCTAAGATAAGCCATTTTTTGttgtattttatattcaatattttcataatttttaagTAGATGTTTCcatatatgtttataaaGAGATGAATACGTAAATTTAATCAAAGAAAGTTTAATATCTTTACCGTTTAGTTTTTGATTAgtattattttgatatgTTAATGTATCATCTACAATGTTTAGAATTTTTTTCCCaataaaattttcatatccttttactataatatatgtgtgtttaaattcattaagttgagaataaaaaaattctttacatttaatatttgtattaaaaaatatatttaaatcatttttataattattactatcattataaaaatgattatctttttctttattttctcctatatcataataagaaaaaaaattattttcttcattatcTTGAACCGTTAAGGGTTcattaataaaaatcactttgaaaaatttataattagCATTTGTTtcaatttttataatttcacatattttattttcttcaaaTCCATAACttgtataaatattttttgaatcAATTTCTATACATTCGTCTAgtaaatttatataaatatcttTTGAAGGTCctttataaaatatatgcctttttataaattctAAATTGATGTTCACATTTAATAACGTTTGAGATTCtggtaataatattatatgtgtTTTATTGGGCAGGTTTTTGTATAACCCTTCATACTTATTCaaaaatatgttaataaCTGGATGATTATTcattataaatttttataatccTATACTTCTTGTCCTTCAAAATTAAAATGGATGAGTAACTAAAAAAcattaatacatatatatataattataaatatatatataNNNNNNNNNNNNNNNNNNNNNNNNNNNNNNNNNNNNNNNNNNNNNNNNNNNNNNNNNNNNNNNNNNNNNNNNNNNNNNNNNNNNNNNNNNNNNNNNNNNNNNNNNNNNNNNNNNNNNNNNNNNNNNNNNNNNNNNNNNNNNNNNNNNNNNNNNNNNNNNNNNNNNNNNNNNNNNNNNNNNNNNNNNNNNNNNNNNNNNNNNNNNNNNNNNNNNNNNNNNNNNNNNNNNNNNNNNNNNNNNNNNNNNNNNNNNNNNNNNNNNNNNNNNNNNNNNNNNNNNNNNNNNNNNNNNNNNNNNNNNNNNNNNNNNNNNNNNNNNNNNNNNNNNNNNNNNNNNNNNNNNNNNNNNNNNNNNNNNNNNNNNNNNNNNNNNNNNNNNNNNNNNNNNNNNNNNNNNNNNNNNNNNNNNNNNNNNNNNNNNNNNNNNNNNNNNNNNNNNNNNNNNNNNNNNNNNNNNNNNNNNNNNNNNNNNNNNNNNNNNNNNNNNNNNNNNNNNNNNNNNNNNNNNNNNNNNNNNNNNNNNNNNNNNNNNNNNNNNNNNNNNNNNNNNNNNNNNNNNNNNNNNNNNNNNNNNNNNNNNNNNNNNNNNNNNNNNNNNNNNNNNNNNNNNNNNNNNNNNNNNNNNNNNNNNNNNNNNNNNNNNNNNNNNNNNNNNNNNNNNNNNNNNNNNNNNNNNNNNNNNNNNNNNNNNNNNNNNNNNNNNNNNNNNNNNNNNNNNNNNNNNNNNNNNNNNNNNNNNNNNNNNNNNNNNNNNNNNNNNNNNNNNNNNNNNNNNNNNNNNNNNNNNNNNNNNNNNNNNNNNNNNNNNNNNNNNNNNNNNNNNNNNNNNNNNNNNNNNNNNNNNNNNNNNNNNNNNNNNNNNNNNNNNNNNNNNNNNNNNNNNNNNNNNNNNNNNNNNNNNNNNNNNNNNNNNNNNNNNNNNNNNNNNNNNNNNNNNNNNNNNNNNNNNNNNNNNNNNNNNNNNNNNNNNNNNNNNNNNNNNNNNNNNNNNNNNNNNNNNNNNNNNNNNNNNNNNNNNNNNNNNNNNNNNNNNNNNNNNNNNNNNNNNNNNNNNNNNNNNNNNNNNNNNNNNNNNNNNNNNNNNNNNNNNNNNNNNNNNNNNNNNNNNNNNNNNNNNNNNNNNNNNNNNNNNNNNNNNNNNNNNNNNNNNNNNNNNNNNNNNNNNNNNNNNNNNNNNNNNNNNNNNNNNNNNNNNNNNNNNNNNNNNNNNNNNNNNNNNNNNNNNNNNNNNNNNNNNNNNNNNNNNNNNNNNNNNNNNNNNNNNNNNNNNNNNNNNNNNNNNNNNNNNNNNNNNNNNNNNNNNNNNNNNNNNNNNNNNNNNNNNNNNNNNNNNNNNNNNNNNNNNNNNNNNNNNNNNNNNNNNNNNNNNNNNNNNNNNNNNNNNNNNNNNNNNNNNNNNNNNNNNNNNNNNNNNNNNNNNNNNNNNNNNNNNNNNNNNNNNNNNNNNNNNNNNNNNNNNNNNNNNNNNNNNNNNNNNNNNNNNNNNNNNNNNNNNNNNNNNNNNNNNNNNNNNNNNNNNNNNNNNNNNNNNNNNNNNNNNNNNNNNNNNNNNNNNNNNNNNNNNNNNNNNNNNNNNNNNNNNNNNNNNNNNNNNNNNNNNNNNNNNNNNNNNNNNNNNNNNNNNNNNNNNNNNNNNNNNNNNNNNNNNNNNNNNNNNNNNNNNNNNNNNNNNNNNNNNNNNNNNNNNNNNNNNNNNNNNNNNNNNNNNNNNNNNNNNNNNNNNNNNNNTTAACATTGGAAACAAACTTTCTTCAGCTctctaaaaaaaaaaaaaaaaaaaaaaaatatgaaattaaaatgaaagaaagaaagaaaaatttatatatgataaaaaatattatttttatattacaaaaaagatgaacacataaacatatatatatatatatttatatatgtatataatatttataatttatttttctttttttttcgtaCCTGTTTATTTTCATGTCCTATATTGCTAATATTATTGATGTgatcatatttttcttcaGGATTATCATTTGAATTCTCTATcttacttttattattatgttgataattataacatGATACATGTCGTGAATTTTCAGGACTTGAATTGTATAACTGTGtcatattatttgtattaacTTGTGGCtgttcattattattaaaagtaTTCATTTGTGTTTGTCTTTTAATTTGTTCTATAGATTCAATACTTAATTTATAAGCTTCTTTTACTCCTCTTCTAATAACAGAATATGCTTTTCTATAAccattaatttttattctaaaacatttattagcttcatcatatattaatcCATCTACAAATTTACATTTGCTTACTTCTCTATTTATTCTCACATCTCTTTCTTCTAGAGTTTCATCAATTACTGGAGTGTAATTATAAGACTTATTTTCTGGctcataattatttaatgttttattattattaaagGTTTTTGTGTTTTCATCTTTTCCTTTATTATTCTCACTTCGACCTTCTATTACACCAAGATTGTTTACATAACTTCCGATAGATctatcattattattgttattattattataagtaATTTTATTACTATCTTCTCTATTTTTATCCTTAACattgttattattgttatcTTTACTATCGTGGTTAGAAGATATCAATTTATTTAGTATAGCATCATTGTCCTTTATATtcacattattattattattattattattattattattattattattattattattattatcattattattattattattattattattattattattattattatcattatcattattattattattattactaaCTAATTCACaatcattaatatatccATTTTTTCTAAAACCCAATCCAAGTGAACTTTCTGTATAAGCAGATGTTTTCAGATGTTTGTTTCCTAACTTATTATAATTGCTGTGACTATCAAAAAAGGATTGTTGTTTtactttattatttatcaATATATCATCATTCATAAAACGTTTTAACAAACTATTTGTGCTTGAAatatcctttttatttttattatccTCTATGTTgtttaattcattttttatttcttcattttttaaataataatcttGACTATTATTGAGATTGTCTActtcatatatatgtgtaggtgaataattatttataactCCATTATTACTTATGGCACTATTACtagaagaaatattttgaatatttaaGCTATTATTTAATGTATTACTATTGctaatattattatttatatgttgGCTCATTTTATTTACCCCAATATggttattattattattattattattattattaatttttgtgtcttttaaaaaatcaGATGAACCTACCTCGTTTATAAAATTGATAAGATTTGATTCTAACGCACtatcatattttaattgTCCAAAAGTATTATTACcatttttcattttattatcattatttttattattccATCTTTCGACGTCTTCCCCTTCCTCTTCTTCTTCTTGATTTTCAATATTGTTATAATGATCATCATAACATGAATTATTGGGTAGACCTTTTGAATCGttcttaatattattattattatttgtatcattattactattattatttatattattgcTTGCGAAATAGTCATGTTCTTTTTTAtctaaaaaataatcatatatatttgaactagtttttccttttacattaaaagaataatataaaccGCTACTATTACTTTCTTTGTCatttaatgaatataattctttatcaatattattaatattattattagaagaaaaggaacctttcttttttttctgatCATAATCATCATCTAGAGATGTCATTTCAGATATATTACTATAATTCAGTTTTTCAtctttaataataattgatccattttttgtattatatttataattactAGACATACTTGTACTTCTTTGAGGATAATATTTACCTTTATTGTTTTCTAGTATACGATTACGAAATTCAGCTGCTAATTTATATGCTTGATATACACCTCTTGTTCTAACACCAAATGATTTTCTGAAACCACAAACACTAACAGTCCAATAATTTCTTCTCTTATCAAAAAACATACCTTGTAATTTTGGTAATCTAGAAGCTtgatttaatatttcaCTTTTTGGTAATCTCATATTTACTCCTCCCtctaaaatattttcaagTTTCTCattacttttatttatagATACACTATTTTGATTTGAACACTTTTCAAAACttcttaatatttttgaattatCTGTATTATTTCCATCATCTTCctcatcatcatttttgttatattgTGACAATATTATGGTTTCTCCATCACTTGATGGTCCATTAATaatactattattattattattatgctgattattattatgatgatgattattattaatatttttaatatcatcaacatttaaatgatccaaattatattcattatttatatcgTTTGGTTCTTTCTTGATATCTCTAGGTATTCTACCATTTTCATGgtcaaataataatttatctttattataaaaatattcattattCTCTTGATCATATGTATCTTCATTCTTTCTGTTATTATTAGTACCCTTTTCACAATCAGAGGAATACACTTTACTACTATGATTATCATCATTTGtataatcattattattataagtattattatttatattattttcattgTAACTTAAATAATCCAGTTCAATTTTCCTCTTTccatattttatattattctctaatatattttcatcataattttctttttttacattgctatataattcattattttgataaGATAAAACATCAAGTTTgcttttatatatatcttcagtagttctttttttcttccttttttttgatgataatgataaatattGAGGCATTCCCTTTGAAATAAGTGTATCATTACTATTAGcataatttaaaaaagtaatatcatcattataataagagttttcattataaaatgtttCCATATTTTTGTGTTCATTcgaaatattattttcttttaagAAATGGTTTGTTTGTTTTTCTCCACtgttatataatacatCAGGACTTCttaatatatgtacattattcacattattttcatttgCATTTAAAGCATTTTGAGAGTCCATACCATTTTCTGcttcattatcattattgGTTTCTCCTACATTTCCTTGTTTAAcgttattataataatttgtttGTATATCATTCTCTTCTTGCAAATTTCCTTTTTTGTGATCACTCATAGTTGCTTCATTTTGTTGTTCtattattttatcaaattgaatatttttaataacatttttaatagACTGAGCAAATTCCTCTGAATTTGaatcaaaattatttgatTCTTTAACTTGTGAAAAATATTCACAAGCTTTATTATAAGACATAATAACATCATCGTTATAATCAGATATACTAAAAAAGCTAATTCTCAtgttttcatttttatctttaaaaaagactatccattttttcaatttatCTTCCCATATAATACCTCTTAACCATGGTTTTATACTATATGCTATTTTTGTTTCTTCACAAATATTACTTAATACATTTCTATTATATTCgaaataatttaattctttatatatatcatctAATTCTagattatttttttcttttataaaattggatatatcataaatattttcattatattctcttttttgtttgtttaGATATTCCATACAATCTATAAATGATTTATAAATACCATCTTCAAAGGAATAgattttcttttcattatcTTTATAAGATACAACAAAATGAAGATTTTGTAAGTCGTATGATATTTCAGGAATATGTGgaaatttatttaattcttttgatagataaaatataaaagaatttGTTCGAATTTTTatacaatatttatatccAATATCAATAccttcttttttttttatatgaatattttttgtaatttcATTGCCTTTATTATCCCATAATTTACACGTccacattttttttaacaaattCCATTGTATACCTTTTTTCCAAGGACACAATTGGAAAGCAATATCAttaaattcatttatagatgtatttatttctttatttatttcgttattaattatttgttcattatcatcattacTGTTTGGTGTATTATTATCtgtattcatattattatatatattctcATTATAATCATCTCTTTCTTTCTCTTTCTCTTTCTCTTCCTCTTCCTCTTTATCTTCCTCTTCCTTTTCATCCGAATcatttgaatttttttcaCCACTTATAATATCTCTATTTGTATCTTCTGAATTATTTGACATATCGTCATTTTTATTAGTATCTTCAATTTGGTCATTGTCTCTTTCTCCTATCATTTCATTATTTACAgtaatattttcatctagtttattttgtttcattttttttttcttcttctgttttttattaatttttccTTCATTATATGCCTCTGATACATTGTgttttttgtttgtttcTCCATTTTGatctttttcttcattatcGTCAACATCTAACTTGACTGTCAAATATTCATCATAATTAATAGAATCTTCTGAACCcttattaataattttatatatatttttaacataattttcctttttcatcatattgTTATAAGAATAATTCATGCAATgattattaaaattaatcaaattaaatttttcattcatagtcatattttttaaaatatttattccttttattattttttcattattatctacactattattattaagtATATTTCTTATCATTTGATTTAAATTTAGCATATTTTCATGATTTATGTTTTCATTAAGTtgatttctttttatttcttcatttttataatgttcgttatgtgtataatacttcatattatttttattattatataaaatgttattcatactattcatattattatctttttctttttttccTGCTAAATGatacatttttaattcatttaaatttttagATAATACTTCACCATTATCTAACAATCCGTTAGCTAATTTCTTgtatttttcattatctcctatatttgaataattattctttttacTACTTATACGTTTGCGATAATCATCGAATGACAATGCATCAAAATTTTCATCACCAAAAGGGATaccattattattaatatcattattattattaatattattattactaatattattattactaatactattattattgttgttgttaaatgcatttatattattattattaactAAGTTATTATCGATCCTTTTATTCATATTCATAATTTGATCATCTCCTTTTTGTTCAAGCATATTATTCTTtgattttctttttttttctcttttttcAAAAGGATCGTCTTCATTTGATAATTTGTTCATAGTACTTTGCTTCATTACACTATTTAAAAGATTGATATGTACACTTTTATCCTCATTAGTTAAATATTTTCCATTCAATAActgatatatattattttctgCTTCATCATGAAAAGgtttaaaataattattatttgtaatatttttatttttggACACATCCTTATTATTTATCCcttttttatcatttaa
It encodes the following:
- a CDS encoding putative RNA-binding protein — protein: MNTIISETNDKSSDDNMHDNYLYYPNFKMYISENNNNYNNNNNNNNNINNNLNEENFEESRKYIHKEITKTLKANSVKINKISLDGHAEKNKKEYIYNENNNNSNNMDNKELNNKKNIVNNNYNKMIKVNKYMTCNDKIISGIENELNNNIYRHNENDKKYDMVNNNNIINNYSILNNNNNNNILNNNKNFNNNNMINNNNNNNNMDNKELNNKKNIINNNYNKMIKVNKYMTCNDKIISGIENELNNNIYRHNENDKKYDMVNNNNIINNYGILNNNKNFNNNNMINNNNNMINYNNNNMINYNNNMINNNSVYNKCDQVYENINVTNNSFLNGRTDVMRKDFFLEVNRNDNLVHDYKLKHNIDNFVFSNDEMIYKTIKGNNKLYDIYKNNNTDRNINNNMNIYENEINNNINNMKNININLFRMNELNHATCSKRNQSNFMKKNNKESKKETTNNIKKIDIHNKIINNDNNNNNNNNNNNYNNNYNDNIIRNITFKHVDNKNDENECIDYNLYNETFMDMNISYNSLMNDNINDVSMHNNKNEDYNIMNNNYNIYMYNKNKNPTKPYSKKLFTDKNEYSKINIIENDCNKYKKYNNLKDNFYMNNNYKNICTNMDYVKNKSEYYMKPDMKDKRYANNNMYDDFFTIENMEKCDEKKDYLKNEEYNYNMNCNNRLTTNETYNSGTYNSGSYNNTSFHSTNINNNPYDNVNFKKSTYNNGMFSNATYNNYTYNNAIFSNNVYNNKMATNSIPSSNIHSNNNIHVNRSFHSNNNFDLYMPHSPFDGAENIISNNKKNMKDNSFQDGKQKKVFNTLCENNNSAFNNLNKEYIRGNNMNTSSINGIVNNKKGKEKKIIFHDMEIKKRENNMINENLIDNPSEPNTGLLSSFDFMSYQPYNKNNDKEPNNNKNKMNIKGNYKMNNKLNNQMNHHIDVDDDEALNKRKKSHNILNNNHVIINKKECGNSNDFVARDNHTYNKNFMDSYDNKHFDVNNNNDDENDNYDEHNNYDENDNYDENDNYDEHNDYDGHNNYDEHNNYDGHNNYDEHNNYDGNNNYDGNNNYDENNNYDENNNYDGNNNYDQNNNYDGNNNYDDMHYYHTNSNITNTPSNNFLLGDSMNVDNKIDKNNELHNEQEEIENGGENIHENKVYVIKLFFGNLAPITTEKDMHNLFSNFGRCDSLIILKDRRSKSRGSGFVTFYNREEAVNAIKCLNNKIILSGAHKPLEVRFPENKEEKKIRTKLLNAAKWKGKKIAPSGCLPISTEDILNQSSLTMNSTNNMSILNANDSYNMFSENENTVVYDNKDMNHYDNANINHLNWSEQFSELCKTTSETTTETLNNDYFNKMEELKMATYNRLYGNGPHKNYTDNMNINLMLQGNLGEFLPKFLIDNNISSANNASSFGKSKDINNVIQNDDNMDDNNNNNDNYYDNNILDMKNGTAIKYLNNKEKIIDNTVVNNMNNYKEKLERFNERYYENDLSFLNFPTTVTRHDKNHQIDKRKNCFEAYIDNNNYFIDSNLKEVIENNLYSNIDKEQIHKGLEVNKSSSINHIVKEEVGSMIHDKDIYIKKKKNENITNGYNNMNVHHLGFNLFDLIKTNDDVLLKNEYINNNSLNHDMDNILLANNKKDNNNNNNNNNKNNNDSNNNNNNNMNSNKSIDDMIPYESLKKINDLYNFKYNNFYEESVKLLGTNLTEDISLNNPDVNFNKYDEYLNLYKQNEGNKKTEEQEDHTKKKDEQNNDLLSLLPQDFNKEEFYLNLKNMERNNDSLSDEMLKNLINLYTKNKSSIFTSHMFSYLNNVLCEINNALEIFNKFNANSSIQNNSDNSTKE
- a CDS encoding hypothetical protein (conserved Plasmodium protein, unknown function), coding for MNNHPVINIFLNKYEGLYKNLPNKTHIILLPESQTLLNVNINLEFIKRHIFYKGPSKDIYINLLDECIEIDSKNIYTSYGFEENKICEIIKIETNANYKFFKVIFINEPLTVQDNEENNFFSYYDIGENKEKDNHFYNDSNNYKNDLNIFFNTNIKCKEFFYSQLNEFKHTYIIVKGYENFIGKKILNIVDDTLTYQNNTNQKLNGKDIKLSLIKFTYSSLYKHIWKHLLKNYENIEYKIQQKMAYLRKDISAFLKKVQLENISFFHIKIISFHIKKIEKYHDPINKIHILDNISKIICEVVSAENNNLKEQNIAIYDINSDTLISILVAAISFGEIQNIISHSLHLHMYIDNLSTSEKIDKLSYIFTIFHSAIMYLCDVKNI